The genomic interval CACGCCGTCTTTGAAGTGCAGCCGCACGTTTTCCACTTCGCGGCCCACGTAGCACGCCGGATAGGTATAGGTGATGACGCCGTTGGTCGAGTCCTCCAGAGGCGAGGTGAAGACTTCCCCGTCGGGGAAATTCTCTTTGCCGTCGCAGTTGATCCACTTGCGGCCAGCCACTTTCATTTTCAGGTCGGTGTCGGCGCTCTTGACATGGATTTCCGACAGCCGGTTCAGCCGCTCACAAATCGTGGCCTGTTTGACGGAGACGTTTTTCCAGTGGCTGATGGGATCATCGGTATCGCAGTAGCCGGCCGAATAGACGAAGTCCTCGTAGTCGGCCAGCGATTTGGACGCCTCCTGGGCATCCGCCGGCGCCGGAAAGAGCGTGCCGCACCAGCGCAGCGAACCGTCGGCAACGCGGTTGAAGAAGATCTGCTGGTATTCCTTGCGCGCGGACTGCGCCTTGGCCTGCCGTTGCGGGTCGACACCGGTCAAGAATTTCGTATTTTCCGAGCACCAGACGTGCAGATAGGCGTTGATCTGCCGGACTTCTTCGAGATCAAGCGGGTGCTGATAGACGAGTTGCTCGTCGCTGGCTTCCTTGAGGAAGACTTCCGAGAGCGTCTCGCTAGTGAACCGAACGACCGGTCGCGCGCCGCGCTTGAGGGCCAGGCGATAGACCTCCTTGATCAGGGGCATCGAAGCAAACGAGCCGCGAATCATGAAGTAGTCGCCGGGGCGAATCGTGAGCGAGTAATCGACCATCACCTGTGCCAGCTTGATTGTGCGTGGATCCATAAGGTACCTCGTATGAAAGGAGTCTGTATTTTCCCTGTAAGCGGCGCATGCGATCCGGTCGATACGTCATAGTACGGTCGCGCGCCGGTGTCGTTCCTGTAGTCCGAAACCGTGCAATATATTGGATTAAACCTGCAAGTCATGTCATCTATGCTGCTGATGCTGCCTGTGCCGGTAAATCGTTATAGTTGCGTACGGGATTTAAGCTATGCAGTTTCAGGAACTTAGTGCGCTGGATCAGATTGGGGAGCTTTCGGCACGATTTTGACACACTAAATGTCTGGAATAGTGGCCGAAACCGAAAACCCGGCCGCGACGCTACTTTTTGTCACGATTCGGATTCCGTCCGAA from Candidatus Zixiibacteriota bacterium carries:
- a CDS encoding aminopeptidase, producing MDPRTIKLAQVMVDYSLTIRPGDYFMIRGSFASMPLIKEVYRLALKRGARPVVRFTSETLSEVFLKEASDEQLVYQHPLDLEEVRQINAYLHVWCSENTKFLTGVDPQRQAKAQSARKEYQQIFFNRVADGSLRWCGTLFPAPADAQEASKSLADYEDFVYSAGYCDTDDPISHWKNVSVKQATICERLNRLSEIHVKSADTDLKMKVAGRKWINCDGKENFPDGEVFTSPLEDSTNGVITYTYPACYVGREVENVRLHFKDGVVTKFSADKNVEFLQRMLEMDEGAKRVGEFAIGTNYHIQTFSKNILFDEKIGGTCHLAVGNAIYEAGGVNKSALHWDMVCDLRNGGEIYGDGEVIYRDGKFVPGFGD